The following DNA comes from Croceicoccus sp. YJ47.
ATCAAACGAGGCGCCCGTCTTCCACATTGCCATCATGATCACAGCGAGCTTCCTTGCGACGGCAACACGAGCCTTGAGAAATCCGATCTTTGTTGCCAGCTGGAGGCCCCAAGTACGCAATGAACTTTCGGTTTTGATTGTGCGAAGCAGCACGGTGGCTGCCGTGATTAGGTGCGACCTGGTCAGCTTGTTTCCGTAACGGCTGATCCGGCCGCGGCGCGCGGTGGCGCCGGATTGATACAGATTGGGCGTTAGGCCGAGATAAGGCCCGACATCTCGATTGCTTCTAAAGCGGTACGGGTCTCCGACGGCGCTGTAAAATGACAGCGCTGTAATTGTCCCAACGCCAGGAATCGTCTGAAATCTGGCGCAAACCGGGATGCTGGCGGCCATTGTGCGCATCTTTCGATCCATATCCCAGATATGAGAGCGCAGATCTTCTCCCATCCTGACCAGGGGATCCAAATCGACGCGGATCGTCACGCCGTTGGTCCTCAAAAGCCTGAGTTGGTTCGCGACTTCAGCTGCGAGCGATCCTCGCCCATTCAGGAGCTTGATACTGGCACCGTGCAATCTGAATATGGACTGGAGCAGCGCATCTGTCCTGGCTCGATGCTTTAGCAGGGTTCGACGGATGTTGATCATTATCCGGATGTCCTGGTGCTCCACCGGTTTGATGAAAACATAGGGACCGAAGGACTGCGCCAGTCGACCAAGCTCAGCGAGACCTTTGGCATCATTCGCATCAGTCTTTTGACGTCGGATCGCCAGGAATTTGCTTGATTTGCGAACGTCGACGACTTGAACGGGAAAGCCGAACGAACGGAGATCCCGAACCATTTGAGTGCCGACACCGGCCTCGATCGTAATAGACTGGACAGGCTCAACGCCGAACCCTCGAAGGATATCTCTTATCGGAGCAGCGCGGGTCTCAGTCATTGCCTCGAAGAAAACGTGTCCTTCGACATCGACGAGGCAGACCGCAGTCTCCAAGTGGCCGGCGTCGAGGCCGACCCAGTAGCGCAGGTGCCGTGGCATTGTGCTCCCGTACGACGTTTGTTTCTTTCGCTTGCCCTACTGACCTTGTCGGGGCTGTCCGACTAGGATTCGTCCTCCGGCATGTGATAGTGAGGTAGGAAATCGAAGGAGATGATAGGATGGGGCCGCGGGAGGCGTTGGATGGCCTAATCAGCGAGCGAGGAGAGACCTACGCATCGATTTCGCGCCTCCTCGGGAGAAACTCGGCATACATCCAGCAGTTCATTAAACGAGGTTCTCCAGTCCGCCTTGACCAAAGCGATATAGCGCTGCTGGCATTGCATTTTGACGTGCCCGTAGAGATGCTCGGTGGAAAGGAGGGGCCGACGGTCGGGCAGCGTTCGATAGTCAAAGTCCCCTTGCTGAACGGGACAGGTAACGATTCACGCTCACAATGGCGGCTGGTTGATGCGGCTTGGCTCGGTCGGCTGTGTGATCAGCCCGCCAGTGTCGCAATCTTGCCAATCGTTGGTGAGGCGATGGAGCCGACCCTCTGCAATGGCGACGAGGTTATGATTAGCCGAGTTCGCTTTCAGGAGAGCGTGCGTGAAGGCCTTTACGCCATCCGTGGGTCTTCTGAAATCTTCGTAAGGCGAATAGCGATCGACCCAACGAAGAACCGTCTGACCGTTCTTACCGACCACCCTGCATATCCGAGCTGGCAGGGCATCCAGCGCAAGGGCGTCGATATTGTCGGCCGGGTGATCTGGATCGGAGCTCGGGTGGCCTAGCTATCATTATGACACCGCGCTGCCTGAGGCTCTAAGCGGCCATCCCAGCGTGCGATGCCGCGCGGAGCAAGATGGGTAGCAGTCGCGCTGGCTGGAAGGTGAAACGACGACTCGCTCAAGCGCAGTCGGACAAAGCGCAGGCCATGAATCTTTCACCGTGAACGCTGATGTGCGGAGGCTGAGCAGCCGCAGTGCCGAATTAGCGCGCTGCTACCTAGAGAGCTACCTAGCACAAAAATGCTCTCAATCGCCCGATCCGGCGAGCTTAGTATCTGATTGAAAAGTAAGGGGAAGGTGGTGGACGCACTAGGGCTCGAACCTAGGACCCGCTGATTAAGAGTCAGCTGCTCTACCAACTGAGCTATGCGTCCACTCTGCCGCTTTGCAGGCAGGCCGCTCGCGGTCCGGAAGGTCCGATCCGCTGCGGGAGCGCCCCATATACACATTGTCGCAACGGTGAAAAGGGGGTTTTTCGTTTATCTAGTCGAAATTGCTGACTCGGCGCTGGCTCCACCGGTTCACCGCCATGATCAGGCCCACACAGATCATGATCGTCATCATTGATGAACCGCCATGGCTCATGAAAGGGAGGGGAATGCCCACAACCGGCGCCAGCCCCATCACCATCATGAGGTTGACCGCGGTGTAGAAGAAGATCGTTGCCGTCATCCCTGCGGCCAGCAGGCGGGAGAAGCGGTCCGGCGCCGCGATCGCCACCTTCAAGCCCCACCGCAACAGCAGGCCAAACACGAAAATGACGAAGAATCCGCCGGCCATCCCCCACTCCTCGGCCATCGTCGCGAACACGAAATCGGTATGCGGTTCGGGCAGATAGTTCAGATGGCTTTGCGTACCGTTACCGAATCCTTTTCCGAAGAATCCGCCCGATCCGATCGCGATCTGCGACTGCGTGATGTGGTATCCCGCGCCCAGCGGATCGCTCTCGGGATCGAGGAAGGTCAGCACGCGCTTTTGCTGATACGGGTGCAGGGCAAAGAAGAACAGCGCCGGGATTGCCGCCATTCCGGCCACACCGACGCTTATGAACCACGCCATCGGCAGCCCGGCGAGGAACATCACGACCACCGCCCCGAACATGATCGCGAGGCTCGTTCCAAGATCGGGTTGCAAGAGCACGAGCCCGACCGGAAGCCCGATCAGAACGGCAGGAGGAAGCAGCGATTTGAAATTCTGCACATGCCCGCCCGGGAGGAGATCATATAGGCGCGCAAGGATAAGGACGATGCCCGGCTTCATCAGCTCCGAAGGCTGCAACGTCATGAAACCGAGGTTGAGCCATCGCTGACTGCCGCCACCGACGAAGCCCATCGCCTCCACCGCCATCAACAACAGCACGAGCAGGATATAGACCGGCACGGCGATTGCCTTGATGAAGTCCATCGAAAAGCGCGAAATGACGAATGCCATCGTCAGAAATACGCCGAATCGAACGACATGGAGCAGCGACCAGGGCCACAAATTTCCGCCCGCCGCGGAATAAAGGACCGCCGCGCCGAACAGGACGAGCACGGTGAGCGGAAGGATTACACCCCACGGTTCGCGTGCGATAAAGGCGGGGACCGACGCGCGTGCCATCAATCCGTCGTCCCGGTGTCGGGCGTATTGGGCTCGCCGGCGGCGGCGTCCGCACCGGGATCGGGGTGTCGCCTTCGGGGGGGCCGGGGGCACCGGCGGCATCGACGGGGCTGGGGCTGGGTGCGGGGCGGCGGCCTTCCTCGACCGCGTCCTGAATCTCGCCCTGTTCCGGCTTTGGCGCCGCGCCGCCATACGCCTGCTCATAGGCGGCATATTTACGCGAGAGCCGTTCCTGCGCCGTTCCGCCCCAATCTTTTTCATAGTTATGAAGCACTTCGAGCGCTTTGTTCGCATCGAACAGGAAGGTCATGACATCGCGCGCCACAGGATAGGCGGAGGACGAACCGGCGCCGTGTTCGATCGCAACGGCACAGGCATAGCGTGGCTTGTCCGCCGGCGCGAAACAGATGAAATGCCCGTGGTCGCGATATTTCCACGGCACGTCGCGGCCCCCGCGTCCGTAAGCGAGCGAGACGACCTGCGCCGTACCGGTCTTTCCGGCAAGCTCGATCCCGTCGATCGGCAGGCGCGCGCGTCCCGCCGTGCCGGGGCCATTCACCACATCGCGCATCGCCTGTCGCACGACCTGAAGGTGTTCTTCGGGCAGGTTGAGCGAGGGCGCCGGCCGCGGCGCGTTTTCGAGGAGCAGGCGCGGCTGTATCCGCAATCCGCTGGCGATGCGGGAGGTCATCACCGCCTGCTGCAACGGGTTCACCAGCATGTAACCCTGTCCGATGGTGGCATTCACGGTGTCGAACGCCTGCCATTCCTTGTCGTATTTCTTCAGCTTCCACGCCGGATCGGGCACCGTGCCATAGGACTGGCTCGCGACGGGGAGGGGGTATTGATAGCCTAGCCCCAGGCGCCGGGCCATGTTCGCGATCCGCTCCATGCCGATGCGCTGTGCGAAATAGTAGAAATAGACGTCGCAGCTCTGATAAATGCCCTTCGCCATATTGGTGCGCCCATGGCCGCGCCGGTTCCAGCAGCGGAACACGCGATTGCCCACCCGCAGCCCGCCATTGCACACCACCGATTCCTCAGGGTCCAGCCCGCCTTCGAGGAAGGCCAGCGACACGAAGGGCTTGACCGTAGAACCGGGCGGATAAAGCCCGCTCAACACCTTGTTTCGCAAGGGAACATGGTCGTCTTCGGACAGCATCTTCCACTCGATACGGCCGATCCCGTCGGAAAAGCTGTTGGGATCGAAGCTGGGCATGGAGGACGCGGCGAGAATGTCGCCGTTCTTCAAATCCATGACGACGACCGACCCGGATTCGGGACCGAGCCGCCGCGCCGCGTAATCCTGCAACGGGCCGTCGATGGTGAGCTGTACCGGGTCGCCCTGCACATCCTCGCGCATGTCGAGATCGCGGACGATCTTGCCGCTCGCGGTGACCTCGGCCCGGCGTGCGCCCGGTTCGCCGCGCAGCGTATGCTCGAAATATTTCTCGACGCCGTCCTTGCCGATCTTGAACCCGGGCGTGATGAGCAGCGGCTCCGGCTCCTCCTCGTACTCCTCCGCCGACACCGTGCCGACATAGCCGAGCAGGTGGCCGACGGCGGGGCCGGTTGGGTAATAGCGCGAAAAACCGCGCTGCGGCACGACACCGGGAAGATCGGGCAGCCGAACCGACAACGCCGCGAACTGCTCCCAATCGACGCCGGTCGCGACCTCGACCGGGCGAAAACCGCTGGTCGACTCGATCTTGTCGCGAAGATCGGTAATGCCCGCCGGGGTGAGCGCCAGCACATCGCCCAGCACCTGCAACGTCTGATCGACGTCGACAATGCGGTCGGGAATGAGATCGACGCGAAAATCCGCCCGGTTGGAGGCAAGAGGCACACCGTCACGGTCGAGAATCCACCCGCGGCGCGGCGGGATCAGCGTGAGATCGACCCGGTTGCTCTCCGAGGCCAGCTCGTATTTCTCGTTCTGCGCCACGGCGAGATAGGTCATCCGCCCGGCCAGCAAAAGGCCGATGCCGCCCTGAACCGCGCCGATGAAGAAGGTCCGCCGGTCGAAGCGATTGTTGAGTTCGCCCGCGCTGACCCTCTGCTCCGGTTTTGCGACGCGCTTGCCAAAGCCGAACGCCATCAGCCGAGCACCTTCACGCGGGCGCGGCGAAGCATGTCGAGAACGGCAACGATGCGGGTGAAAAGCGGGAACATGATGAGCGACAACAGCAATTGCGGAACGATGAGCGAGGGATCGAACGGGCCACCAGCGAGCGCGGCGATGGCCATGGTCAGACAGAGATAGGAAGCGAAGGCGAGACTTGCCACCATCCAGTCCTGCCAGAACCCGCGCCACCGCGCCCAGTCGTCGACCATGTCCAGCACGATCATCGTGACGGACCACAGGAATATAGCACTGCCAAATGGCTGTCCGCTGTACAGATCGTCGATCAGGCCGAGCGGAAACCCGGCCCATACCGGCAGCAGGCCCGGTCGCAACAATTGCCAGCTCACCAGCAGCATGAAGGCGAGCGGTGGCACCACCGGCGCCGATGCGATGATCGGCGACAACGGGACGAGCGAGAGCATCGCCACGCTGATCCAGGGGACGATGGTCGCCAGAATGCGCGACGGCGCGCGATTGATGCGCCGCGAAAAAAGGCCCGATCCGGGCAGCCGGTCGCCGGCGAGGCTCATTCGCCGGGTGCGGGGCGCGGCGGTGGCAGGTCCGTCACCGGTTGCCAGATCGGCTGTATCGTGACGAATTCGGTCGCCGCCGGGTCCGAAATGATGCGCGCGACCGCACCGTCGCGCGTCACCTCCTTGACCACCGCGACGGGCACGTTGGGCCGGTACAGCCCGCCCGAACCCGAGGTGACGAGCACGTCACCCTTTTTCAGCGGGTTGATCCCCATCTCGATCAGCCGGACGATGAGCGTTCCGTCGGCCTGACCCTGTGCGAAACCGGCGACGTTTCCGCGGGTCCGGCGCACCGGCACGACGCTCTCGCTATCGGTGATGAGCAGGATGCGGGCGGTGCGCGAACCCACCTCCAGCACGCGGCCGACGAGGCCCGTCGGGGACCGGACCGGCTGCCCGACCATGACGCCGTCACGCTGTCCCGCGCCGACGAGGGCGAAGCGGCGGCTGCTCGTGGCGGTCGATCCGATGAGGCGGGAGGCGGCAATGGCGCGTCCGTCGGTTTCGCGCATGTTCAACACGCGCTTCAGCCTGCGATTTTCTTCCTCGATCGCCTCGGCCTGCGCAAGGCGGCTGCGGGCGACGCGCAGTTCCTCGCGCAGGGCGGCGTTCTTGCTCCCTGCCTCGATATAGCCGGCGACCACGTCGATCACCGACTTGCCGTTGGAGCGTCCGATGGCCGATGCCTGCCCGACAGGTTCGGCAACATCGGTGGCCGCGGTGCGGGCAAAGGCAAACGCGGAGGGGTGGAACAGGGATACGACCAGCAGGACAAGACCCAGCATCCCGCCCACCACGGTCGCGACATAGCTCGTGAAAATTGAGAACTGCGCCCTTTTGGAAAATCCCGGACGCCGATCCATCGGCGGCGCCATCTGTCCGCTCCCTCCTAGTTAGTGCGTGCGACGCCCCGGTTCAGGCCGTCTCGAGCACGCCGCGATACACGGCCTCTTCCAAGGCGCGACCGGTGCCCAGCGCCACGCAGGACAGCGGATCTTCGGCCACGGTCACCGGCAGGCCGGTTTCCTCGCGCAGATATTCGTCCAGCCCGGCAATCAGCGCGCCGCCCCCGGTCAGCACGATGCCCTGATCCACGATGTCCGCTGCAAGTTCGGGCGCCGTGTTTTCGAGCGCGATGCGCACCGCCTCGACAATGGCGCCGATCGGTTCGGACAGTGCTTCGGCGATATTCGCCTGGTTGATCGTGATTTCCTTCGGCACGCCGTTGACGAGATCGCGGCCACGAATGTGGATCTTCGCGCCTTCGCCGTCTTCGGGAATGATGGCGGTGGCATAGCTCTTCTTGATACGCTCGGCCGTCGACTCGCCGATGAGCAGGTTGTGATGCCGGCGGACATAGGAAACGATCGCCTCGTCCATCTTGTCGCCGCCGACGCGGACGCTGGTGGTATAGGCCAGCCCGCGCAGGGACAGGACCGCAACCTCCGTCGTGCCGCCGCCGATGTCGACGACCATCGATCCGACCGGTTCGGTGACGGGCATGCCGGCGCCGATCGCGGCGGCCATCGGTTCGAGGATGAGATAGACCTGACTCGCCCCCGCATTCGACGCCGCATCGCGGATGGCGCGCCGCTCGACCGAGGTCGAACCGCTCGGCACGCAGATGACGATTTCGGGGTATTTCAGGATGTTACGCTTGGAATGCACCTTCTTGATGAAATATTTGATCATCTGCTCGGCGACTTCGATATCGGCGATGACACCATCGCGAAGCGGGCGGATCGCCTCGATCGTGTCGGGCGTCTTGCCCATCATCATCTTGGCGTCGTCGCCGACGGCTTTCACCTTCTTGATGCCGTTCATCGTTTCGATCGCCACGACCGACGGTTCGTTCAGCACGATGCCGCGCCCCTCGACATAGACCAGCGTGTTCGCCGTGCCGAGATCGATCGCCATGTTCTGCGAACCGAATTGAAAAAGGCGGGAAAAGAATGAAGCCATAGTGAAAATCGTTTCCGTGAAATCTACTGCTGCGCCAGCCGGGTCCATCGCATGGCCGACAGGCGACCGCAATCGTGGACTCGCGCATCGCCCTAGACGATACCGGGGCGGTAAGGGAAAATCTTTTTAACCTTCCCGCCAAGCTTTTTCCACAGGGGCCAACTCGATATTCACAACAGTTGGCGCTACGACGATGCGGATTATGGCCCGCATCCGTCGCCTTCCCGAA
Coding sequences within:
- a CDS encoding IS110 family transposase; protein product: MPRHLRYWVGLDAGHLETAVCLVDVEGHVFFEAMTETRAAPIRDILRGFGVEPVQSITIEAGVGTQMVRDLRSFGFPVQVVDVRKSSKFLAIRRQKTDANDAKGLAELGRLAQSFGPYVFIKPVEHQDIRIMINIRRTLLKHRARTDALLQSIFRLHGASIKLLNGRGSLAAEVANQLRLLRTNGVTIRVDLDPLVRMGEDLRSHIWDMDRKMRTMAASIPVCARFQTIPGVGTITALSFYSAVGDPYRFRSNRDVGPYLGLTPNLYQSGATARRGRISRYGNKLTRSHLITAATVLLRTIKTESSLRTWGLQLATKIGFLKARVAVARKLAVIMMAMWKTGASFDPDKSKPRFLQPEEAGLDPVRISGTKIPL
- a CDS encoding S24 family peptidase — encoded protein: MGPREALDGLISERGETYASISRLLGRNSAYIQQFIKRGSPVRLDQSDIALLALHFDVPVEMLGGKEGPTVGQRSIVKVPLLNGTGNDSRSQWRLVDAAWLGRLCDQPASVAILPIVGEAMEPTLCNGDEVMISRVRFQESVREGLYAIRGSSEIFVRRIAIDPTKNRLTVLTDHPAYPSWQGIQRKGVDIVGRVIWIGARVA
- the rodA gene encoding rod shape-determining protein RodA — protein: MARASVPAFIAREPWGVILPLTVLVLFGAAVLYSAAGGNLWPWSLLHVVRFGVFLTMAFVISRFSMDFIKAIAVPVYILLVLLLMAVEAMGFVGGGSQRWLNLGFMTLQPSELMKPGIVLILARLYDLLPGGHVQNFKSLLPPAVLIGLPVGLVLLQPDLGTSLAIMFGAVVVMFLAGLPMAWFISVGVAGMAAIPALFFFALHPYQQKRVLTFLDPESDPLGAGYHITQSQIAIGSGGFFGKGFGNGTQSHLNYLPEPHTDFVFATMAEEWGMAGGFFVIFVFGLLLRWGLKVAIAAPDRFSRLLAAGMTATIFFYTAVNLMMVMGLAPVVGIPLPFMSHGGSSMMTIMICVGLIMAVNRWSQRRVSNFD
- the mreD gene encoding rod shape-determining protein MreD gives rise to the protein MSLAGDRLPGSGLFSRRINRAPSRILATIVPWISVAMLSLVPLSPIIASAPVVPPLAFMLLVSWQLLRPGLLPVWAGFPLGLIDDLYSGQPFGSAIFLWSVTMIVLDMVDDWARWRGFWQDWMVASLAFASYLCLTMAIAALAGGPFDPSLIVPQLLLSLIMFPLFTRIVAVLDMLRRARVKVLG
- the mreC gene encoding rod shape-determining protein MreC; the encoded protein is MAPPMDRRPGFSKRAQFSIFTSYVATVVGGMLGLVLLVVSLFHPSAFAFARTAATDVAEPVGQASAIGRSNGKSVIDVVAGYIEAGSKNAALREELRVARSRLAQAEAIEEENRRLKRVLNMRETDGRAIAASRLIGSTATSSRRFALVGAGQRDGVMVGQPVRSPTGLVGRVLEVGSRTARILLITDSESVVPVRRTRGNVAGFAQGQADGTLIVRLIEMGINPLKKGDVLVTSGSGGLYRPNVPVAVVKEVTRDGAVARIISDPAATEFVTIQPIWQPVTDLPPPRPAPGE
- a CDS encoding rod shape-determining protein, yielding MASFFSRLFQFGSQNMAIDLGTANTLVYVEGRGIVLNEPSVVAIETMNGIKKVKAVGDDAKMMMGKTPDTIEAIRPLRDGVIADIEVAEQMIKYFIKKVHSKRNILKYPEIVICVPSGSTSVERRAIRDAASNAGASQVYLILEPMAAAIGAGMPVTEPVGSMVVDIGGGTTEVAVLSLRGLAYTTSVRVGGDKMDEAIVSYVRRHHNLLIGESTAERIKKSYATAIIPEDGEGAKIHIRGRDLVNGVPKEITINQANIAEALSEPIGAIVEAVRIALENTAPELAADIVDQGIVLTGGGALIAGLDEYLREETGLPVTVAEDPLSCVALGTGRALEEAVYRGVLETA